In Spodoptera frugiperda isolate SF20-4 chromosome 4, AGI-APGP_CSIRO_Sfru_2.0, whole genome shotgun sequence, a single window of DNA contains:
- the LOC118272883 gene encoding dnaJ homolog subfamily C member 7 homolog, whose protein sequence is MKTSFLVCLIGVVIVHPTVSYSYYDQNRQYFRKDLQYDSANIAREGNSDKYNLNYNAMNMARQRNSYNLYKALRNSLAESEDDYNHSAANYRANDAEDKIENPSNSNPNNKFPEENTAVNEELPQNNDQNSNYQSQQYNGDPAYIDDHQGQCVECLSDQLLPPYDPPEVVHTEKRFGFPYGGFGGYGGGGGWAGAGAGISGGISAGISAGIGGGVGAGAYGGGYGYGGYGFPGYG, encoded by the exons ATGAAAACCAGCTTCTTG GTATGTTTGATTGGTGTAGTCATCGTGCATCCAACGGTCTCATACAGTTATTATGATCAAAACCGGCAGTATTTCCGAAAAGACTTACAATATGACTCGGCTAATATTGCAAGAGAGGGGAACTCAGataagtacaatttaaattataatgcgATGAACATGGCTCGACAGAGAAATTCATATAACCTATATAAAGCTCTACGAAATAGTTTGGCTGAGAGCGAAGATGATTATAACCATTCAGCAGCCAACTATCGAGCTAATGACGCAGaagataaaattgaaaatccttCAAATTCAAATCCGAATAACAAATTCCCTGAAGAAAATACTGCTGTTAATGAAGAGCTTCCACAAAATAATGACCAAAATTCAAACTATCAATCCCAACAATACAATGGGGATCCGGCTTATATAGATGATCATCAGGGTCAATGCGTGGAATGTTTGAGCGATCAACTACTACCACCATATGATCCACCTGAGGTCGTACATACAGAAAAGCGGTTTGGTTTTCCATACGGCGGATTTGGTGGGTATGGAGGTGGCGGTGGATGGGCGGGTGCTGGCGCAGGAATTTCTGGTGGTATCTCGGCTGGGATTAGCGCTGGCATAGGAGGAGGAGTTGGTGCAGGGGCTTATGGGGGCGGCTATGGCTATGGCGGGTATGGATTTCCTGGATACggataa
- the LOC118272866 gene encoding uncharacterized protein LOC118272866 produces MRTVILLLFCTFTIVCEAKPLTEKEYQYQLLIHNANNNRRNDYLQEYYNRRTLFGMGAGAGAGAGARGHVGGRVHAGLHAGLSAGINAGFGGYGGIGGYGYGGLGALGYGGLGGLGYGGIGAGGYGGFGAGGFGGFGGGISAGLSAGISAGVSAEAEADASASGYGVVGGASYGYGTYG; encoded by the exons ATGAGGACTGTCATCCTT TTACTTTTTTGCACTTTCACCATCGTCTGTGAAGCCAAGCCTTTAACAGAAAAGGAGTATCAATACCAATTACTAATACATAATGCCAACAACAACAGACGCAATGATTATTTGCAAGAATACTATAACAGGAGAACCTTGTTTGGTATGGGTGCAGGGGCTGGAGCTGGTGCAGGAGCTCGTGGTCACGTAGGCGGTCGTGTTCATGCAGGACTCCACGCAGGACTAAGCGCTGGTATAAACGCCGGATTTGGTGGTTACGGTGGTATTGGTGGTTACGGCTACGGCGGTCTCGGGGCTCTTGGTTATGGAGGTCTAGGAGGCCTTGGTTACGGTGGTATAGGAGCTGGTGGTTACGGTGGTTTTGGAGCTGGTGGTTTTGGGGGATTTGGCGGCGGAATTTCCGCAGGACTCAGTGCTGGTATAAGCGCTGGTGTAAGCGCAGAAGCAGAAGCTGATGCTAGTGCAAGTGGTTATGGTGTCGTCGGAGGTGCCTCTTACGGCTATGGCACGTATGGCTAA